A genomic region of Anopheles coustani chromosome 3, idAnoCousDA_361_x.2, whole genome shotgun sequence contains the following coding sequences:
- the LOC131272271 gene encoding 1-phosphatidylinositol 4,5-bisphosphate phosphodiesterase gamma-1 isoform X1 — translation MSFTIGGTASSCLAALGEMEQIICQLERGTLIQKFYPRKRPEKKTLMLRRETRQIIWSPVQTNGRSNYEGSLELREVKEVRPGKKSKDFEKWPEEAKKSEPRKCFVILHGNDFKLRTVSIVAFSEKEADMWLKGLKYLISDTITSPYWLQIERWLRREFYLMEANGTASLKDIRSFLPKINCKVSTAKLNEVFHDVDTRRRNELGFDDFTRLYQRLVLPPSALPEYFDGIRMATYSQNGQTVTLQEFRKFLTKEQNEEEGSGGHSEETVAKFINDYIQDPARDVSEPYLRLHEFIDFLFSRQNEIWDRRCDTVYQDMTRPLAHYWISSSHNTYLTGDQFSSESSVEAYARALRMGCRCIELDCWDGPDNMPLIFHGHTFTTRIKFMDVIRTIKEHAFITSEYPLILSIEQNCSLTQQRRMAQSMQEVFGEMLLTQPIDKAETQLPSPQQLKRKIILKHKKLPENGIMVVDEAGKESAILMRANDESELDIRNTVKNGILYLEDPVDKGWNAHFFVLTQHKLFYTDSQRPDRDSDLRDDEREENGFANRSRDGTLVSNDELHFGENWFHGKLSGGREEAEKLLQQFSHLGDGTFLVRESVTFVGDYCLSFWRQGKPNHCRIKLKQDKGVTKYYLMENVLFDSLYSLIMYYRQNALRSAEFYITLKEPVPQPNKHETKEWYHHTTTREQSEIVLNQVPQDGAFLVRPSEKGPKAFVISFRSHGKFIHCRIRVEGRLYEMGGMEFESLVDLVNFYSKHPLYRKVTLSYPIPREMIRRINTMDVPEDSGAYGYMDPAMVANENVTVKALYDYKAQRDDELSFCKHAIISNVVKKGTDWWLGDYGGKRQHYFPANYVQELSATDDGTLVDEGANEPLMLGSLQKGSLDVHGAVVEVAYSNHPDIERILRIQNPTMQNVFEVGVQTKELAYEWMLAIKEAAQNASAMENERRKMERNSRVAKEMSDLIIYCRSVPFKHHPASWVFYEMSSFPETKAEKYFLQPETRLLFVRFHRNHLSRVYPKGQRLDSSNYHPTALWNCGSQMIALNFQTPDKPMQLNQAKFRDNGGCGFLLKPDFMFRDEFDPTDPNTLVGVGEVIVNVRIIGGRNLCKVSRNITSPLVEVEVLGASFDSGIKHRTRAIADNGLNPIWNEICEFRIANPHFAMIRFEVQDEDMFGEPNFIGQAVFPLGAIRTGYRSVPLRNKYSEELELATLLVHTSIRPLQTE, via the exons ATGAGTTTCACAATTGGAGGAACGGCCAGCAGCTGCTTGGCGGCGCTGGGTGAAATGGAACAAATTATTTGCCAGCTGGAACGCGGCACACTGATTCAAAAGTTTTATCCCCGCAAGCGCCCGGAAAAGAAGACCCTCATGCTGCGCCGTGAAACGCGTCAG ATCATATGGTCCCCGGTACAGACCAATGGCCGGAGCAACTACGAAGGATCTCTAGAGCTGCGCGAGGTAAAGGAAGTTCGACCTGGTAAAAAATCGAAGGATTTTGAAAAATGGCccgaagaagcgaagaaaagtGAACCACGGAAATGTTTCGTGATTTTGCACGGGAACGATTTTAAATTGCGCACCGTGTCTATCGTAG CTTTCTCCGAAAAAGAGGCCGACATGTGGCTGAAAGGACTGAAGTATCTGATCTCGGACACGATAACATCCCCGTACTGGTTGCAGATCGAGCGCTGGCTGCGACGGGAGTTCTATCTGATGGAAGCCAACGGCACCGCTAGTCTGAAGGACATTCGGTCCTTCCTGCCGAAGATAAATTGTAAAGTATCCACCGCCAAGCTGAATGAGGTGTTCCACGATGTAGACACGCGGCGTAGGAATGAGCTCGGTTTCGACGACTTTACCCGATTGTATCAGCGCTTGGTGCTGCCACCAAGCGCGCTGCCAGAGTACTTCGATGGCATACGTATGGCGACATACAGTCAGAATGGTCAAACGGTTACGCTGCAAGAGTTTCGAAAGTTTTTGACCAAAGAGCAGAACGAGGAAGAGGGTAGCGGTGGCCACAGTGAGGAAACCGTGGCCAAATTTATCAACGATTACATCCAAGACCCGGCGCGTGACGTTAGCGAACCGTATCTGCGTTTACATGAG tttatagattttctattttcgcGTCAAAATGAAATCTGGGACCGACGCTGTGACACGGTGTACCAGGATATGACGCGCCCGCTGGCACACTACTGGATATCGTCGTCCCACAACACCTACCTGACCGGTGATCAGTTTTCCAGCGAGTCCTCGGTCGAAGCGTACGCCAGGGCCCTCCGTATGGGCTGCCGGTGTATCGAACTCGACTGTTGGGATGGGCCGGACAATATGCCGCTGATTTTCCATGGGCATACATTCACGACACGCATCAAGTTCATGGACGTGATCCGCACGATCAAAGAACACGCGTTCATTACGTCCGAGTACCCGCTCATTCTGTCGATCGAGCAGAACTGTTCGCTCACGCAACAGCGCCGGATGGCGCAATCGATGCAGGAGGTGTTCGGTGAGATGCTGCTCACCCAACCGATCGATAAGGCCGAGACCCAGCTACCGTCGCCCCAGCAGCTGAAGCGTAAGATTATACTGAAGCACAAAAAGCTACCCGAGAACGGCATCATGGTGGTGGACGAGGCGGGCAAGGAATCGGCCATTCTGATGCGCGCAAATGACGAGAGCGAGCTGGACATTCGGAATACCGTCAAGAATGGTATCCTGTACCTGGAGGATCCGGTCGACAAGGGTTGGAATGCGCACTTTTTCGTGCTCACGCAGCATAAGCTCTTCTATACCGACAGTCAACG ACCCGACCGCGATAGCGATCTAAGGGATGACGAACGGGAGGAAAACGGCTTCGCCAATCGATCGCGCGACGGTACGCTGGTTTCAAATGACGAGCTACACTTTGGCGAAAACTGGTTCCACGGCAAGCTTTCCGGGGGTCGCGAGGAAGCTGAAAAGCTGCTGCAGCAGTTCTCGCACCTGGGCGATGGAACGTTTCTGGTGCGCGAAAGCGTCACCTTTGTCGGGGACTATTGTTTGTCGTTCTGGAGGCAGGGTAAACCGAACCACTGCCGCATCAAGCTCAAGCAGGACAAGGGTGTCACGAAGTACTACCTGATGGAGAACGTGCTGTTCGACAGTCTGTACAGTTTGATCATGTACTACCGACAGAATGCGCTCCGGAGTGCG GAATTTTACATCACACTGAAGGAACCCGTTCCGCAACCGAACAAGCACGAAACGAAGGAATGGTACCATCACACGACGACCCGCGAGCAGTCCGAAATCGTGCTCAACCAGGTCCCGCAGGATGGGGCCTTCCTGGTGCGCCCGAGCGAGAAAGGACCAAAAGCCTTCGTTATCTCGTTTCG GTCCCACGGTAAATTCATCCACTGTCGCATCCGGGTGGAGGGTCGCTTGTACGAGATGGGTGGGATGGAGTTTGAGAGTCTGGTCGATTTGGTAAACTTTTACTCCAAACATCCCCTGTACCGCAAAGTAACGCTGAGCTATCCGATTCCGCGGGAAATGATTCGCCGGATCAACACGATGGAT GTACCCGAGGACAGTGGAGCCTACGGATACATGGACCCGGCGATGGTCGCCAATGAAAACGTGACGGTCAAGGCGCTGTACGACTACAAAGCGCAGCGGGATGACGAACTGTCGTTCTGCAAGCACGCCATCATAAGCAATGTGGTGAAGAAGGGCACCGACTGGTGGCTGGGGGATTACGGTGGCAAACGGCAGCACTACTTCCCGGCCAACTACGTGCAGGAGCTTAGCGCGACGGACGACGGTACGCTGGTCGATGAAGGTGCCAACGAACCATTGATGTTGGGCAGTTTGCAGAAAG GTTCACTGGATGTGCATGGCGCCGTGGTGGAGGTGGCCTACAGCAACCATCCGGACATCGAGCGGATACTGCGCATCCAAAACCCGACGATGCAGAACGTGTTCGAGGTGGGCGTCCAGACGAAGGAGCTCGCGTACGAGTGGATGCTCGCCATCAAGGAAGCGGCCCAGAACGCGAGCGCCATGGAGAACGAGCGGCGCAAAATGGAGCGCAATTCGCGCGTCGCCAAGGAAATGTCCGATCTCATCATCTACTGCCGGAGCGTGCCGTTCAAGCACCATCCGGCGTCGTGGGTGTTCTACGAGATGTCCAGCTTCCCGGAGACGAAGGCTGAGAAGTATTTCCTGCAGCCGGAGACACGCTTGCTGTTCGTGCGCTTCCATCGGAACCACCTGAGCCGGGTTTACCCGAAGGGGCAGCGGTTGGATTCGTCCAACTACCATCCGACGGCCCTGTGGAACTGCGGCTCGCAGATGATTGCGCTCAACTTCCAAACGCCCGACAAACCGATGCAGCTAAATCAGGCCAAGTTTCGGGACAACGGTGGCTGCGGGTTTCTGCTGAAGCCGGACTTTATGTTCCGCGACGAGTTCGACCCGACCGACCCGAACACGCTCGTCGGTGTGGGCGAGGTGATTGTGAACGTGCGCATCATCGGCGGGCGCAACCTGTGCAAGGTCAGCCGCAACATTACCAGCCCCCTGGTCGAGGTGGAGGTGCTCGGTGCGTCCTTCGACAGTGGCATCAAACATCGCACCAGAGCGATCG CGGACAATGGTTTGAATCCGATTTGGAACGAAATATGCGAGTTCCGGATAGCGAACCCGCACTTCGCCATGATCCGCTTCGAGGTGCAGGACGAGGATATGTTCGGTGAGCCAAACTTTATCGGCCAGGCCGTGTTTCCGCTCGGTGCCATTCGCACCGGGTACCGCAGTGTCCCGCTGCGGAACAAGTACAGCGAGGAGCTGGAGCTGGCCACCCTGCTGGTGCACACGAGCATTCGCCCACTTCAGACGGAATAA
- the LOC131272271 gene encoding 1-phosphatidylinositol 4,5-bisphosphate phosphodiesterase gamma-1 isoform X2 — protein MSFTIGGTASSCLAALGEMEQIICQLERGTLIQKFYPRKRPEKKTLMLRRETRQIIWSPVQTNGRSNYEGSLELREVKEVRPGKKSKDFEKWPEEAKKSEPRKCFVILHGNDFKLRTVSIVAFSEKEADMWLKGLKYLISDTITSPYWLQIERWLRREFYLMEANGTASLKDIRSFLPKINCKVSTAKLNEVFHDVDTRRRNELGFDDFTRLYQRLVLPPSALPEYFDGIRMATYSQNGQTVTLQEFRKFLTKEQNEEEGSGGHSEETVAKFINDYIQDPARDVSEPYLRLHEFIDFLFSRQNEIWDRRCDTVYQDMTRPLAHYWISSSHNTYLTGDQFSSESSVEAYARALRMGCRCIELDCWDGPDNMPLIFHGHTFTTRIKFMDVIRTIKEHAFITSEYPLILSIEQNCSLTQQRRMAQSMQEVFGEMLLTQPIDKAETQLPSPQQLKRKIILKHKKLPENGIMVVDEAGKESAILMRANDESELDIRNTVKNGILYLEDPVDKGWNAHFFVLTQHKLFYTDSQRPDRDSDLRDDEREENGFANRSRDGTLVSNDELHFGENWFHGKLSGGREEAEKLLQQFSHLGDGTFLVRESVTFVGDYCLSFWRQGKPNHCRIKLKQDKGVTKYYLMENVLFDSLYSLIMYYRQNALRSAEFYITLKEPVPQPNKHETKEWYHHTTTREQSEIVLNQVPQDGAFLVRPSEKGPKAFVISFRSHGKFIHCRIRVEGRLYEMGGMEFESLVDLVNFYSKHPLYRKVTLSYPIPREMIRRINTMDDSGAYGYMDPAMVANENVTVKALYDYKAQRDDELSFCKHAIISNVVKKGTDWWLGDYGGKRQHYFPANYVQELSATDDGTLVDEGANDRSGSLDVHGAVVEVAYSNHPDIERILRIQNPTMQNVFEVGVQTKELAYEWMLAIKEAAQNASAMENERRKMERNSRVAKEMSDLIIYCRSVPFKHHPASWVFYEMSSFPETKAEKYFLQPETRLLFVRFHRNHLSRVYPKGQRLDSSNYHPTALWNCGSQMIALNFQTPDKPMQLNQAKFRDNGGCGFLLKPDFMFRDEFDPTDPNTLVGVGEVIVNVRIIGGRNLCKVSRNITSPLVEVEVLGASFDSGIKHRTRAIADNGLNPIWNEICEFRIANPHFAMIRFEVQDEDMFGEPNFIGQAVFPLGAIRTGYRSVPLRNKYSEELELATLLVHTSIRPLQTE, from the exons ATGAGTTTCACAATTGGAGGAACGGCCAGCAGCTGCTTGGCGGCGCTGGGTGAAATGGAACAAATTATTTGCCAGCTGGAACGCGGCACACTGATTCAAAAGTTTTATCCCCGCAAGCGCCCGGAAAAGAAGACCCTCATGCTGCGCCGTGAAACGCGTCAG ATCATATGGTCCCCGGTACAGACCAATGGCCGGAGCAACTACGAAGGATCTCTAGAGCTGCGCGAGGTAAAGGAAGTTCGACCTGGTAAAAAATCGAAGGATTTTGAAAAATGGCccgaagaagcgaagaaaagtGAACCACGGAAATGTTTCGTGATTTTGCACGGGAACGATTTTAAATTGCGCACCGTGTCTATCGTAG CTTTCTCCGAAAAAGAGGCCGACATGTGGCTGAAAGGACTGAAGTATCTGATCTCGGACACGATAACATCCCCGTACTGGTTGCAGATCGAGCGCTGGCTGCGACGGGAGTTCTATCTGATGGAAGCCAACGGCACCGCTAGTCTGAAGGACATTCGGTCCTTCCTGCCGAAGATAAATTGTAAAGTATCCACCGCCAAGCTGAATGAGGTGTTCCACGATGTAGACACGCGGCGTAGGAATGAGCTCGGTTTCGACGACTTTACCCGATTGTATCAGCGCTTGGTGCTGCCACCAAGCGCGCTGCCAGAGTACTTCGATGGCATACGTATGGCGACATACAGTCAGAATGGTCAAACGGTTACGCTGCAAGAGTTTCGAAAGTTTTTGACCAAAGAGCAGAACGAGGAAGAGGGTAGCGGTGGCCACAGTGAGGAAACCGTGGCCAAATTTATCAACGATTACATCCAAGACCCGGCGCGTGACGTTAGCGAACCGTATCTGCGTTTACATGAG tttatagattttctattttcgcGTCAAAATGAAATCTGGGACCGACGCTGTGACACGGTGTACCAGGATATGACGCGCCCGCTGGCACACTACTGGATATCGTCGTCCCACAACACCTACCTGACCGGTGATCAGTTTTCCAGCGAGTCCTCGGTCGAAGCGTACGCCAGGGCCCTCCGTATGGGCTGCCGGTGTATCGAACTCGACTGTTGGGATGGGCCGGACAATATGCCGCTGATTTTCCATGGGCATACATTCACGACACGCATCAAGTTCATGGACGTGATCCGCACGATCAAAGAACACGCGTTCATTACGTCCGAGTACCCGCTCATTCTGTCGATCGAGCAGAACTGTTCGCTCACGCAACAGCGCCGGATGGCGCAATCGATGCAGGAGGTGTTCGGTGAGATGCTGCTCACCCAACCGATCGATAAGGCCGAGACCCAGCTACCGTCGCCCCAGCAGCTGAAGCGTAAGATTATACTGAAGCACAAAAAGCTACCCGAGAACGGCATCATGGTGGTGGACGAGGCGGGCAAGGAATCGGCCATTCTGATGCGCGCAAATGACGAGAGCGAGCTGGACATTCGGAATACCGTCAAGAATGGTATCCTGTACCTGGAGGATCCGGTCGACAAGGGTTGGAATGCGCACTTTTTCGTGCTCACGCAGCATAAGCTCTTCTATACCGACAGTCAACG ACCCGACCGCGATAGCGATCTAAGGGATGACGAACGGGAGGAAAACGGCTTCGCCAATCGATCGCGCGACGGTACGCTGGTTTCAAATGACGAGCTACACTTTGGCGAAAACTGGTTCCACGGCAAGCTTTCCGGGGGTCGCGAGGAAGCTGAAAAGCTGCTGCAGCAGTTCTCGCACCTGGGCGATGGAACGTTTCTGGTGCGCGAAAGCGTCACCTTTGTCGGGGACTATTGTTTGTCGTTCTGGAGGCAGGGTAAACCGAACCACTGCCGCATCAAGCTCAAGCAGGACAAGGGTGTCACGAAGTACTACCTGATGGAGAACGTGCTGTTCGACAGTCTGTACAGTTTGATCATGTACTACCGACAGAATGCGCTCCGGAGTGCG GAATTTTACATCACACTGAAGGAACCCGTTCCGCAACCGAACAAGCACGAAACGAAGGAATGGTACCATCACACGACGACCCGCGAGCAGTCCGAAATCGTGCTCAACCAGGTCCCGCAGGATGGGGCCTTCCTGGTGCGCCCGAGCGAGAAAGGACCAAAAGCCTTCGTTATCTCGTTTCG GTCCCACGGTAAATTCATCCACTGTCGCATCCGGGTGGAGGGTCGCTTGTACGAGATGGGTGGGATGGAGTTTGAGAGTCTGGTCGATTTGGTAAACTTTTACTCCAAACATCCCCTGTACCGCAAAGTAACGCTGAGCTATCCGATTCCGCGGGAAATGATTCGCCGGATCAACACGATGGAT GACAGTGGAGCCTACGGATACATGGACCCGGCGATGGTCGCCAATGAAAACGTGACGGTCAAGGCGCTGTACGACTACAAAGCGCAGCGGGATGACGAACTGTCGTTCTGCAAGCACGCCATCATAAGCAATGTGGTGAAGAAGGGCACCGACTGGTGGCTGGGGGATTACGGTGGCAAACGGCAGCACTACTTCCCGGCCAACTACGTGCAGGAGCTTAGCGCGACGGACGACGGTACGCTGGTCGATGAAGGTGCCAACGA TCGATCAGGTTCACTGGATGTGCATGGCGCCGTGGTGGAGGTGGCCTACAGCAACCATCCGGACATCGAGCGGATACTGCGCATCCAAAACCCGACGATGCAGAACGTGTTCGAGGTGGGCGTCCAGACGAAGGAGCTCGCGTACGAGTGGATGCTCGCCATCAAGGAAGCGGCCCAGAACGCGAGCGCCATGGAGAACGAGCGGCGCAAAATGGAGCGCAATTCGCGCGTCGCCAAGGAAATGTCCGATCTCATCATCTACTGCCGGAGCGTGCCGTTCAAGCACCATCCGGCGTCGTGGGTGTTCTACGAGATGTCCAGCTTCCCGGAGACGAAGGCTGAGAAGTATTTCCTGCAGCCGGAGACACGCTTGCTGTTCGTGCGCTTCCATCGGAACCACCTGAGCCGGGTTTACCCGAAGGGGCAGCGGTTGGATTCGTCCAACTACCATCCGACGGCCCTGTGGAACTGCGGCTCGCAGATGATTGCGCTCAACTTCCAAACGCCCGACAAACCGATGCAGCTAAATCAGGCCAAGTTTCGGGACAACGGTGGCTGCGGGTTTCTGCTGAAGCCGGACTTTATGTTCCGCGACGAGTTCGACCCGACCGACCCGAACACGCTCGTCGGTGTGGGCGAGGTGATTGTGAACGTGCGCATCATCGGCGGGCGCAACCTGTGCAAGGTCAGCCGCAACATTACCAGCCCCCTGGTCGAGGTGGAGGTGCTCGGTGCGTCCTTCGACAGTGGCATCAAACATCGCACCAGAGCGATCG CGGACAATGGTTTGAATCCGATTTGGAACGAAATATGCGAGTTCCGGATAGCGAACCCGCACTTCGCCATGATCCGCTTCGAGGTGCAGGACGAGGATATGTTCGGTGAGCCAAACTTTATCGGCCAGGCCGTGTTTCCGCTCGGTGCCATTCGCACCGGGTACCGCAGTGTCCCGCTGCGGAACAAGTACAGCGAGGAGCTGGAGCTGGCCACCCTGCTGGTGCACACGAGCATTCGCCCACTTCAGACGGAATAA
- the LOC131272275 gene encoding probable ATP-dependent RNA helicase DDX56: MEATDSKLNFHELELDERILKEIARLGWLEPTLVQEKAIPFLLEGKDVLIRARTGSGKTAAFAVPIIQNLLVRKGEDAVRETSVIVMAPSQDLCHQITKAFQELTFSCSTVVRVVDISSKEEQSTYRHMLAEHPDIVVSTPAKLRYVLSEGILNVRESLRAVVIDEADLMFSFGFEEDLREVLKNFPPVHQSVLCSATLDEDLITLKKMVLHNPVVLKLQEPNVAIGSQMTHYKVEAAEEVDKAAILFILLKLKLIQGKCLIFVKSVERCYRLKLFLEQFNIRACILNSELPIKIRCHTVSQFNKGLYDTIITSDETVAVNPAIKNKKRIKKTSAKRLLQASNAESGVSRGIDFQCVSCVVNFDFPSDVNSYIHRAGRTARGNNTGSVLSFVAPDEVDQKVEVESFIQGFVGDETFAFKNFQFNFADVEAFRYRALDAWRAITKLSIREARVKELKTEMLNSEKLTSFFEENPRDLQALRHDRSLHTVHIQEHLADVPEYLVPPALKAIIPSKKAHRNKRLTELKVNAQKRKAKLENPLLMDGLDYQKKRMV; the protein is encoded by the exons ATGGAAGCGACTGAttctaaattgaatttccacgAGCTTGAGTTGGACGAACGTATACTGAAG GAGATCGCTCGTTTGGGATGGCTTGAACCGACACTGGTTCAAGAGAAGGCAATCCCGTTCCTTCTCGAAGGGAAAGATGTCTTGATACGTGCTCGCACTGGTTCTGGTAAGACAGCGGCGTTTGCTGTTCCCATCATCCAGAATCTACTCGTTCGGAAAGGTGAAGATGCCGTACGTGAAACATCCGTAATAGTGATGGCCCCCAGCCAGGATTTATGCCATCAGATTACCAAGGCGTTTCAAGAACTGACATTCTCGTGCAGTACCGTGGTACGGGTAGTAGATATCTCCTCGAAGGAAGAGCAATCGACGTATCGCCACATGCTAGCTGAACATCCCGATATCGTCGTGTCGACCCCTGCAAAGTTACGCTACGTGTTGTCCGAGGGAATTCTAAACGTGCGCGAAAGTCTCCGTGCTGTCGTCATCGATGAGGcggatttaatgttttcgtttggttttgaaGAGGACTTACGCGAAGTGCTGAAGAACTTTCCCCCGGTGCACCAATCTGTGCTTTGTTCGGCTACGCTCGACGAGGACTTGATCACGTTGAAGAAAATGGTACTTCATAATCCCGTGGTTTTGAAGCTGCAGGAACCGAACGTGGCCATAGGAAGTCAAATGACACACTACAAGGTTGAGGCCGCAGAGGAAGTGGATAAGGCGGCTATACTTTTCATTCTTCTCAAACTAAAGCTGATTCAGggcaaatgtttaattttcgtCAAATCCGTTGAACGGTGTTACAG ATTGAAACTATTTTTGGAACAGTTCAACATTCGTGCGTGCATCCTGAACTCCGAATTACCCATCAAAATCCGATGTCACACCGTCAGCCAGTTCAATAAG GGTCTCTACGACACGATCATTACCTCCGATGAGACGGTAGCAGTAAATCCTGCAATCAAGAACAAAAAGCGCATCAAAAAAACCTCCGCTAAGCGTCTACTGCAGGCCTCCAATGCGGAATCTGGTGTTTCACGTGGCATTGATTTTCAGTGCGTTTCATGTGTGGTAAACTTTGATTTTCCGTCGGATGTTAACTCGTACATCCATCGAGCTGGTCGTACGGCCAGAGGAAATAATACAGGCAGTGTTCTATCGTTTGTCGCCCCCGATGAGGTGGACCAGAAAGTGGAGGTTGAAAGCTTTATTCAGGGTTTTGTCGGCGATGAAACGTTTGCATTCAA GAACTTCCAGTTCAACTTTGCAGACGTTGAAGCATTCCGGTACCGAGCGCTGGATGCATGGCGCGCAATTACTAAGCTTTCGATAAGGGAAGCTCGAGTAAAGGAACTGAAGACGGAAATGTTAAATTCTGAAAAGTTGACG tcATTCTTCGAGGAAAATCCACGAGATTTACAAGCTTTGCGACATGACCGATCTTTGCATACGGTACACATTCAGGAGCACCTGGCAGATGTACCGGAGTACTTGGTACCACCAGCACTGAAGGCGATAATTCCCAGCAAGAAAGCACACCGCAACAAGAGGTTAACCGAGTTGAAAGTCAACGCCcagaaaaggaaagcaaaattggAGAACCCACTGTTGATGGACGGATTAGACTATCAAAAGAAACGGATGGTTTAA
- the LOC131272283 gene encoding large ribosomal subunit protein uL14m yields MLLNSVTRLLPLAGMTRPIHTTAACSEIRKMARLRVVDNSEIGKRAMAEGKPPKCIHVYNKQSVGKIGDKVLVAIKGQKKKGILVGLKQFQKPKIPKFDSNNLVLIDDNGTPLGTRIHVPIPTILRTILKEKTQAKGADYTKLLGIASRFV; encoded by the coding sequence ATGCTGCTCAACTCGGTGACCCGGCTTTTGCCGCTTGCCGGAATGACCAGGCCGATCCATACGACGGCCGCCTGTAGTGAGATTCGCAAAATGGCCCGCCTCCGTGTAGTGGATAACAGTGAAATCGGCAAGCGTGCCATGGCCGAAGGAAAACCACCGAAGTGCATACACGTCTATAACAAGCAGAGCGTTGGAAAGATCGGCGACAAGGTGCTGGTGGCAATCAAGGGACAAAAGAAGAAGGGCATCCTCGTCGGGTTGAAACAGTTTCAGAAACCCAAAATCCCCAAGTTCGACAGTAACAACCTGGTGCTTATCGACGATAACGGAACGCCCCTGGGTACCCGTATTCATGTGCCCATCCCGACAATTCTGCGTACAATTTTGAAAGAGAAAACGCAAGCAAAAGGGGCGGACTACACAAAACTGCTTGGTATAGCAAGTAGATTCGTTTAA